A single window of Caloranaerobacter sp. TR13 DNA harbors:
- a CDS encoding DUF3795 domain-containing protein — protein sequence MKKVIGACGCICSDCRIYEKDCKGCHAIKGKPCWLHEVGLDVCDFYECCVMDKGLEHCGECREIPCNKFW from the coding sequence TGAAAAAAGTTATTGGAGCATGTGGGTGCATTTGCAGTGATTGCAGGATTTATGAAAAGGATTGTAAGGGATGTCATGCTATAAAGGGTAAGCCATGTTGGCTGCATGAAGTAGGGCTTGATGTTTGTGATTTTTATGAATGCTGTGTAATGGATAAAGGGCTAGAACATTGTGGAGAATGTAGAGAAATTCCATGTAACAAGTTTTGGAA